ACGTAAAGAGCTGGACCAATAGTGAGAGTAACAAGTCTTATTGCAATGTTAGTGGTACAATTACTGTAGCAAAAGACTATTACTATAGAACTTACTGTTATCACCGGGCTGATGAAGGTAATCTAACGGAGACAAATACCTCTTACACTGAAGCTTATTTGGTTAACTAGTCAATTCTTCTCATTGAATTAGCTAGCATTAAAATATCGTCTTGAGAGATATTTCCCCTTATAGAAATAAATATATCATTATCTACCCAAGATAAACTCAGAAGTTTATTTTTATAATTTATTAATGTTGCATCTTGTCCTTTGACTTTAACATTTTTCATTTGTGCATCCTCAATATCGTAGGAGGAACCTTGGCGAAAACCTTTAGTTGTGTTGATTTCAGTAATAGTAATTGTCTCTGAGTTTTTTCCTGTTAGGGTAATATTAACTTCAGTAGAGTTACCCATCTTATTTGTATTAAT
This DNA window, taken from Desulfolucanica intricata, encodes the following:
- a CDS encoding DUF4367 domain-containing protein codes for the protein CGKVQSTEISFSSPGQKEKTENYLKPEVHRTLKEVPYNILLPVDMIGSYEIEEINTNKMGNSTEVNITLTGKNSETITITEINTTKGFRQGSSYDIEDAQMKNVKVKGQDATLINYKNKLLSLSWVDNDIFISIRGNISQDDILMLANSMRRID